A region of the Myxococcales bacterium genome:
CGCGCGCGGCCGCGAAAGCCGCCCGCGGCCGGTCGAGTACCTCGGCCTGGCGCTGGCGGGGATCGCCGGCTTCATGGGTTTGTTCGGCACCGAGAGCGGCAGCCTGAACGAAACCGTCATCGAATCGCCGTTCTCGACCAGCCAATTCATCGGCTTCTTCGTGGCGGCGGCCGGCGCGGCGATGTTCTACTGGTCGCGGAAATTCGGGCCGAAAGTACAACCGGAATATGGCCGTTTGTTGCCGCCCGGCGCGCTGTCGGGCGAGGCCCCGACCGAGGAAACGGCAGGATAATCGAAGGGTTTGATTCGGCCGCGTTCGCGGCCGTGATCCGGGCGGATAGCTCAGCTGGTTAGAGCATCGGTCTTACACACCGGAGGTCGCAGGTTCGATCCCTGTTCCGCCCAACAGCTTGCCAAGGCCATTTTGTCCAAATCCAATTCCATTCGGCTCCTGAATGGTTCCAGGAATTTAAAAATTGAAAAAAGGGCGTTAATTTTATTTTTAACAAGAATTTTTTATTTCCCTCTATTTTTTCTTTTACCTTGCTTATTCATGGGAAAATGCGATAAAATTTAGTGGGGAAAACTATAAAATAATCGGGGGCAGGCCTTGAAAAACATTTCGTGTCTTCTTTTGTGTCTTTTCAGTTTTGTTTTTCTGGCTCAAAGCGGCGAAGCTCGGGAAGTCATTCCGACTACTGTAGTTTTGGAGCCGAATATCCATCATCAATCGGGTATCACTTGGCCGCAGCCCGGCGTGATACCCGGAATGAGCCAACAGTTTTCACCTGATCTCTTTACCCTGGCGGAGCCGGATTGGTCCGCCGAATCCCACCAATCCAATTCCTTGTTTGGTTTTTCCGCCGCCGGGGCCGGCGACGTCAACGGCGACGGTTATGCCGACATCATTGTCGGCGCTTACAGTTACGACAACGACATTTCCAACGAAGGCATGGTTTTCGTTTATTACGGTTCGCCGTCCGGTCCTTCCGCCGCGCCCAATTGGCTGATGGATTCCAATCAGATCAACGCCCGCTACGGTTACAGCGTGGCTTCGGCGGGGGATGTCGACGGCGACGGTTATGACGACATCATCATCGGGGCACCGCGCTATTTGAACACGGAGCTGAAAGAAGGCCGCGCCTATGTCTACCTCGGTTCCGGCGCCGGACCTTCCTTGATCGCCGATTGGATCGTGGATTCCGACCAGAAGTCGGCATCGCTGGGCGCCAGTGTCGCCTCGGCAGGCGACGTCAATGGCGACGGCTTTGCCGATGTCATCGTCGGCGCTCCGAACTACGATTACAATGAAGTTCTCAATACCGGCGCGGCGTTTGTCTATTACGGTTCGGCCGCCGGTTTGTCGGCGACGGCGGATGTTTTCATTCCGGGCGACCAGAAGCTGGCCTACTTCGGCACGGTGGTGGCCTCGGCCGGCGATGTCAACGGGGATGGATACGACGATGTCTTGATTTCCTCGCCCCGCTACGACGCGATTTACACCAATATCGGCGCTGTTTTTCTGTTTTACGGTTCGGCAAGCGGACTCTCCACCACGCCGGACTGGGGGGATTACGGTTTTTCGAGCATGTCCTTGTTCGGCGCCGGCGCCGCCTCAGCCGGCGATGTCGATGGGGATGGTTATTCCGATATCGTCATCGGTTCGCCCGGTTACAGCTTGAACACCGGCATTGCCTATTGGTATTCGGGCGCGCCGTCCGGTCCGGGACTCACACCCGACGTGTCGTTTTATCTGGGAACGGCAAATTCACTTTTCGGATCAGGGGTCTCTACCGCCGGCGACTTCAACGGGGACGGATACGAAGACGTTTTGATCGGCGCCCGTTCTTACGATAACGGCTCCACCGACGAAGGGGGCGCCTTCATCTCCTTCGGCTCGGCTGCCGGCCCTTCCGCTTCCTTCGATTGGGAGGCCGAATCCGATCAAGCCGGCGCTTTGTTCGGTACCAGCGTGTCCGACGCTGGCGATGTGAACGGCGACAATTGCGACGATATCGTCATCGGCGCTCCTTCCTATGATAACGATCAGATCGATGAAGGCCGGGCATTTGTTTTCTACGGCAACTGCCTCGATGACGATGATGATGACGATAACGACGACAACGACGATAACGACGACAACGACGACAACGACGATAACGACGATAACGACGACAACGACGACAACGATGATAACGATGATAACGACACGGCCGACGACGATGATGACACTGCTGACGACGATGACGATGATAACGACGACAACGATGATAACGATGACAATGACGACAATGATGACAACGACACGGCCGATGATGACGACAATGACGACAACGATGACAACGACGACAACGATGACAACGACGACAACGATGACAACGATGACAACGATGACAACGACACGGCCGACGACGATAACGACGACACTTCGCCGGCCGATGACGACAACGATGATGCCTCACCGACCGATGACGATGACAATGACTCGTCTTCCGGTGATGATGACCTGAACATCAGCCCGGAACCGGATCATTCCGAGGAAAGCGGCTGGACGCACGGCGGCGGCGGTTGTTCGATCGCCGGACCGGGCAATGATGACGACACGGCGCTGTGGCTGCTGGCGCCGATTGGACTGGCCCTTGGCCTGCGGAAACGCTTTTTTTTTCGCCTTCCGCTGAAGACGGCGGCGACGGTTTTCCTGGCGCTCTTCGCTCTTAATCTGGGCGCTTCGCCGGCGCGGGCCGATAAACCGGGGATGAACGTCCAGCTCTGGCGGCTCAATCCCGACGGTTCCGGTTTCGGTTCCGTTTGGGGGTCGCCGTCGTTGCGCTTTCTCGGTTTCGGCGGCGGAATCTACGCCGACTATGTCAACAATCCGTTGGTCTATGAAATGGAAAACGGTGACGTTCACAGTCTGGTTCGACAACGAACCGACTTCAGCTACTACGGCGCTTTCGGACCGCTGCCGATGGTGAACGTCATGGTGAACGGTCCTTCGCTGGTCATTCAAGATCTGAACAAGAATTTAACCGATGGCGAAACCCAGGTCGGCGACGAATGGCGGTTCGGCGCCAAAGGGAGCATTCTCGATCGCGAAAAGGCGCCCGTTGGCGTGGGCGTCAAATTCGAGGTGACCTCGCCGACCGGCAGCGCTCACAGCTTCGCTTCGGACGGCGACACGATCTATCTCCCCGGCGCGATCGTCGATTGGGAAAATCGCTACGTCATTCTCGCTTACAACCTGGAAGTCATTCTGCGGCCGCAAACGCGGCTGCTCAATGAACTGCACATCAAGGACGAATTGGGACAGCGGCTCGGCGCGGCTTACAAAATCGACCGGCGCGGCGATCTGGCTTTCGTCGAACTCGACAATCGCGCGCCCTTCGACGATTTTTATTCGCAGGAATCGCTCAATCCGCTGGAACTGGTCGGCGGCGCAAAAATTACGATCTGGGACGGCCTCAGTTTCCACGCCGGCGTCGGCGCGGGCCTGAACCAGGGCGTCGGCAGTCCCGATTACCGCCTCGTCGGCGGCCTGAGCTGGTTCCGCCGCGGCATGGTTCCCAAACCGCCGGTGCTCGATCGGGACGGCGACGGCATTTTGGACGACCGCGATCAATGCCCGGAAGTCAAGGAGGATTTCGACGGCTGGCAGGACGACGATGGTTGTCCGGACGTCGATAACGACGGTGACGGCATTCCGGATTCAGCCGATTCATGTGCCAACGAAGCCGGCCCCCTGGAACTGCACGGCTGTCCCGACAAGGATACGGACGGGGACGGCATCATGGACTCGCAGGACAAATGTCCCACGACCCCCGGCGTCAAGGAATTCGACGGCTGTCCGCCGCCGGCTTACGACAAGGTGCAGGTGACCAAGGACCAGATCCAGATCAAGGAGAAGATCCAGTTCAAGGTCAACAGCGCCGTTATCCTGCCGGAAAGCTACGAACTGCTGAACCAGGTGGCGCGGGCGATCAAGGATTACAACCTCAAACTCTTGCGCATCGAGGGCCACGCCTCGTCCGAGGGCAACAAGCAGCATAATCTGCGGCTGTCGCAGCAACGCGCCGAGGCGGTGCGCGCCCGGTTGATTATCCTGGGCATCGCGCCGGATTCGCTTCAGGCGCAGGGATTCGGCGACCAGGTGCCGATCGCTTCCAACGCGACCGGCGCCGGCCGGGAGAAAAACCGCCGCGTCGAATTCAAGATCCTGGCCGCCCCGGAGAAAGTGGAATAACCGCCTGCCGCGGCGGTCACGGTTTCAACGGCAGCACGAGCGGCGGTAAGGGCTCCCGAGAAAGGGTGTGGCGCCAAGCGGAGATTCCGACAACCGCTGATCGAAAACGCGCCGCGGCCTAGACGACGCGCGGATATTCGTCCGCCAGGAAGGCCTCGCGCAGGGCGTTTTTATCCCGCGCCGCGAAGGCTTTGATGATCCAGTGATAGAGCCCGGCGGCGTTGCCGCCCAGAATATCGTGTGGCAGGCGGCGCGCGCCGGCGGCGTAATCCACGGCGAACAGGCCGAAGCGCGGCGCGAAGCTGCCCCACTCGTAGTTGTCGACCAGGGTCCAGTACGAATACAGGCGGACGTCCGCGCCGCGGCCCATGGCGCGCAGCATTTCCAGCAGCGCGTTCTTCAGCGCCTGATCGCGCGTCATCCCGTCCGCGCGCGGGACGCCGACGTTGCCCGCGCCGCGGATGCCGATGCCGTTTTCCAGGATGTGGATCGGCAGGTCCCGCGCGGCGGTGGAATACGATTCGAGAAACGCGGGCAGGGCCTTCGCGTTCGTGTTCCAGTCCCATGACTCGATGCGCAACCGCACCGGCGGCCAGAGGCCGAAGTCGAGATTGTTGGCCCAGAAGGGATCGTAAAAATCGAAGCCGACCGCGTCGACCACGCCGGGCTCGCCGCCGGCGTACACCTCGTCCATCAAGCCGGTGAGGGGCTGGCGGCGCAGTTGGCGCTCGATCAGCGATTCGAGGAGGCCGTCGAACGCCCGCTTGGCCCACTGCGGCCCGTGAATGTACGGCACGGCGCCGATCAGGCGGTCGAAATCCTTTTTTTGCCGGGCGAGGAATCCGGGCAGGTCGGCCCGGGCGACGCCGTGGCGCGGCGCAAGGAAAATGTCCTGCGCGAGGCGGTCCATGCTGTAAATCCCGGCGCACCAGGTGTTGCAGGTGACGGTCGGCCGCGCCCAGCCGCGCGCGCGATAAATCCGGTGCACGGCCCGGTAGGCCAGCACGTGGGCGAGCAGCAGGTTCTCGTAGGCCGTGAAGGCGGCGCGCAGTCCCTTGGCCGAGCCGCGCGGAAACGCGTTGAGCACGTACGCCGGCAGCGAAGCGCCGACCGGTTCGTTGATCGTGATGTAGTAGGGGATCGGCGGTTTGCCCAGTTCCTCGACCAGCACGCGGTTGATTTCGGTGACGGCGAATTCGAGGTAGGCGCCGAACAGTTCGCGCACGCGGTCGCGGTCGAGCCAGAAATCCATTCCGGCCCAGAGCGGGTGGGTGAAGTGATGCAGCGTGGGCGCCGGAAACATGCCGCGGTCGTAAGAGGCCGCCATGATCCGAGCGTACCGGCGCGCGGCGTCCGGCGCGAAGGGCGGCGGCGTCCGGCATTCCGGGTCGGCGCTCGGTTGCAGCCGGGCCCATTCGATACCGAGGCGGAACAGGCTCAGGCCGATCGCCCGGCCGCGGTCGAGATCCTCCTCGTACAATTCGAGGAAGCGCGAACTGGCGCCGGTTCGTTCTTTCTTGCCGGAGGTTTCGAAAAAGTACCAGTTGTTTTTCGGCTCGTCCGGGCCGTTGAAGCCACCCTCGGCCTGATAGCCCGAGGTGGAGGCGCCCCAGTCGAAACGGGGCGGGAATTCAAATCGTTCCAGCACCTGGTCCAGGTCCGCGCGGTCGATCCGTTTTGGGTCCATGCGATGTTCCTCGTTTGCGTGGAGCGATGAAGGCGCCGCCGGAGAAGATTATAGTTCGATCGCCGGCCCGAGGAAAACGGTCCGGCGGACTTGGTTTTGCGGCATTCGTTTCCGGTGTATGATTTCCTGCGGTGTCGCCGCGGATTCGCCAGTCAACTATCGGCACAAGAAAACAAAGGGGGCTCGGTCATGGCCCGGCTGCTGCTTTTCTTTTCGCTTTCGTTTTTGATCTTGCTCCTCGGCTGCTCGTCCGGCGACCCCGGATCAAGCCCGGGGCAGGCTCAAGATGACGACGATGATGACAATGACGACGACAACGACAACGACAACGACAACGATAACGACAACGACGATACCGCCGCGCCCGCCGATCCCTATATCCGCGATGAGCAGGGTCGCGCGATGATCCTGCACGGCTGCAATTTCGACGGCAACGCCAAGGGCGATTCGGGCCTGCCGCAGCGCACCG
Encoded here:
- a CDS encoding OmpA family protein, which produces MSQQFSPDLFTLAEPDWSAESHQSNSLFGFSAAGAGDVNGDGYADIIVGAYSYDNDISNEGMVFVYYGSPSGPSAAPNWLMDSNQINARYGYSVASAGDVDGDGYDDIIIGAPRYLNTELKEGRAYVYLGSGAGPSLIADWIVDSDQKSASLGASVASAGDVNGDGFADVIVGAPNYDYNEVLNTGAAFVYYGSAAGLSATADVFIPGDQKLAYFGTVVASAGDVNGDGYDDVLISSPRYDAIYTNIGAVFLFYGSASGLSTTPDWGDYGFSSMSLFGAGAASAGDVDGDGYSDIVIGSPGYSLNTGIAYWYSGAPSGPGLTPDVSFYLGTANSLFGSGVSTAGDFNGDGYEDVLIGARSYDNGSTDEGGAFISFGSAAGPSASFDWEAESDQAGALFGTSVSDAGDVNGDNCDDIVIGAPSYDNDQIDEGRAFVFYGNCLDDDDDDDNDDNDDNDDNDDNDDNDDNDDNDDNDDNDDNDTADDDDDTADDDDDDNDDNDDNDDNDDNDDNDTADDDDNDDNDDNDDNDDNDDNDDNDDNDDNDTADDDNDDTSPADDDNDDASPTDDDDNDSSSGDDDLNISPEPDHSEESGWTHGGGGCSIAGPGNDDDTALWLLAPIGLALGLRKRFFFRLPLKTAATVFLALFALNLGASPARADKPGMNVQLWRLNPDGSGFGSVWGSPSLRFLGFGGGIYADYVNNPLVYEMENGDVHSLVRQRTDFSYYGAFGPLPMVNVMVNGPSLVIQDLNKNLTDGETQVGDEWRFGAKGSILDREKAPVGVGVKFEVTSPTGSAHSFASDGDTIYLPGAIVDWENRYVILAYNLEVILRPQTRLLNELHIKDELGQRLGAAYKIDRRGDLAFVELDNRAPFDDFYSQESLNPLELVGGAKITIWDGLSFHAGVGAGLNQGVGSPDYRLVGGLSWFRRGMVPKPPVLDRDGDGILDDRDQCPEVKEDFDGWQDDDGCPDVDNDGDGIPDSADSCANEAGPLELHGCPDKDTDGDGIMDSQDKCPTTPGVKEFDGCPPPAYDKVQVTKDQIQIKEKIQFKVNSAVILPESYELLNQVARAIKDYNLKLLRIEGHASSEGNKQHNLRLSQQRAEAVRARLIILGIAPDSLQAQGFGDQVPIASNATGAGREKNRRVEFKILAAPEKVE
- a CDS encoding glycoside hydrolase family 1 protein, encoding MDPKRIDRADLDQVLERFEFPPRFDWGASTSGYQAEGGFNGPDEPKNNWYFFETSGKKERTGASSRFLELYEEDLDRGRAIGLSLFRLGIEWARLQPSADPECRTPPPFAPDAARRYARIMAASYDRGMFPAPTLHHFTHPLWAGMDFWLDRDRVRELFGAYLEFAVTEINRVLVEELGKPPIPYYITINEPVGASLPAYVLNAFPRGSAKGLRAAFTAYENLLLAHVLAYRAVHRIYRARGWARPTVTCNTWCAGIYSMDRLAQDIFLAPRHGVARADLPGFLARQKKDFDRLIGAVPYIHGPQWAKRAFDGLLESLIERQLRRQPLTGLMDEVYAGGEPGVVDAVGFDFYDPFWANNLDFGLWPPVRLRIESWDWNTNAKALPAFLESYSTAARDLPIHILENGIGIRGAGNVGVPRADGMTRDQALKNALLEMLRAMGRGADVRLYSYWTLVDNYEWGSFAPRFGLFAVDYAAGARRLPHDILGGNAAGLYHWIIKAFAARDKNALREAFLADEYPRVV